The Hymenobacter sp. 5317J-9 genome has a window encoding:
- a CDS encoding DUF4062 domain-containing protein: MAKKYQVFISSTFDDLKEHRDAVVKAVLQLGHLPVGMEMFNAGDQTQWETIKSYIDSSDYYLVVLAHRYGSIDPGSGLSYTEQEYDYAGEQGIPRLGFVIDKDAPWPANHVEAKAKKKLDAFKSKVGKARVIKFWDTIDKLAYHISLSLSNETAINPRTGWVRATEAASPQVAEELARLSSKNRELNALLEEIQQTSQGISLQEILRNTIWTSEKDESMRFSLERLFLAVCRAQPSPTTGDVSAILNIEKYEREFFYELVDDGLKELHRLALLNRVEIKPKEDAGMGISFARAFAKKVWNLTIKGSEIYAIIQYGPL; this comes from the coding sequence ATGGCCAAGAAATACCAGGTTTTCATTAGCTCTACCTTCGACGACCTGAAAGAGCACCGCGACGCAGTGGTGAAGGCAGTGCTCCAACTCGGTCACTTGCCCGTGGGCATGGAAATGTTCAACGCCGGCGACCAAACGCAGTGGGAAACCATCAAAAGCTACATCGATAGCTCGGATTATTACCTGGTCGTGCTGGCCCACCGCTACGGCTCCATCGACCCCGGGAGTGGCCTCAGCTACACCGAGCAGGAATATGATTATGCCGGTGAGCAGGGCATTCCCCGCCTGGGCTTTGTCATTGATAAGGACGCGCCGTGGCCCGCCAACCACGTAGAAGCAAAAGCCAAAAAGAAGCTCGACGCTTTCAAAAGCAAGGTTGGCAAGGCCCGGGTTATCAAATTCTGGGATACGATTGATAAGCTGGCGTATCACATTTCACTTTCGCTCAGCAACGAAACTGCCATTAATCCGCGCACAGGCTGGGTGCGGGCAACTGAAGCGGCCAGTCCGCAGGTAGCGGAGGAATTGGCGCGGTTGAGTAGTAAAAACAGAGAATTAAATGCTCTATTAGAAGAAATCCAACAGACCAGTCAAGGCATTTCTCTGCAAGAAATATTGCGTAATACCATTTGGACATCCGAAAAGGACGAGTCCATGCGCTTTAGTTTGGAAAGATTATTCCTTGCAGTATGTCGTGCACAACCAAGTCCAACAACAGGAGATGTATCTGCCATATTAAATATTGAAAAGTACGAGCGTGAATTTTTTTATGAATTAGTCGATGACGGGCTAAAGGAATTACATCGTTTAGCACTGCTAAATAGAGTTGAAATAAAACCTAAAGAGGACGCAGGCATGGGAATTTCTTTTGCAAGAGCTTTTGCTAAGAAAGTGTGGAATTTGACGATTAAGGGTTCAGAGATTTATGCTATTATACAGTACGGCCCGTTATAA
- a CDS encoding helix-turn-helix transcriptional regulator: MPRKSISSNTLMQAVRRYFGLEQQELATYLGVTRAHVAHVEAGRRTLSSALLLRLTPLARHLPAESENAPALTETLPSSAPAPDAQELEWRQHQCRHRAGRLRRELVALHQRAIHAERWAAAHPEGPAHAATLTPADVARYHLLRLQAEALETEAAALASLLEPARNSQFSAGADAGT, from the coding sequence ATGCCCCGGAAATCTATTTCATCCAATACCCTAATGCAGGCTGTGCGCCGCTATTTCGGCTTGGAGCAGCAGGAATTGGCCACCTATCTCGGCGTGACGCGTGCCCATGTTGCACATGTAGAGGCCGGCCGTCGTACCCTGTCCAGCGCCCTGCTGCTGCGCCTTACTCCCTTGGCCCGGCACCTGCCAGCCGAATCCGAAAATGCGCCAGCCCTGACCGAAACCCTGCCGTCCTCCGCGCCAGCCCCAGACGCCCAAGAACTGGAGTGGCGGCAGCACCAGTGCCGGCACCGGGCGGGGCGCCTACGCCGCGAGTTGGTCGCCCTACACCAGCGGGCTATTCACGCCGAGCGCTGGGCCGCGGCCCATCCCGAAGGGCCCGCCCATGCCGCTACCCTCACTCCCGCCGACGTGGCCCGATACCACCTGCTGCGCCTGCAGGCCGAAGCCCTCGAAACCGAAGCCGCCGCGCTGGCCAGCCTGTTGGAACCCGCCCGCAACTCACAATTCAGTGCTGGCGCTGATGCGGGCACGTAA
- a CDS encoding outer membrane beta-barrel protein, with translation MLAPRLALGTLLLALPCLSRAQTTEPAPVPKFYVGLGAYGSFYQSLGGRFSNEKGFPVPLQLTAGYQLRPRLAVQLGVAYSGFTSRYDVEGYYFTADPAAPEAYYHYTSTSTRRNTSVSALARYTLTRKLAHRVQFDVLGGLTLEHYNGYARGTETQGYVNNLQVTNFDQRYVQNTLLLSAGASVRYRLTPRFDLNLDYTLNHSVLTGRPSRGLNSLTGAAALGLRYRFGQR, from the coding sequence ATGCTCGCACCCCGTCTCGCCCTTGGCACCCTGCTCCTGGCATTGCCCTGCCTCAGCCGCGCCCAAACCACCGAACCCGCACCCGTCCCCAAATTCTACGTGGGCCTGGGCGCCTACGGCAGCTTCTACCAGTCCCTCGGTGGCCGGTTCTCGAACGAGAAGGGCTTTCCGGTGCCGCTGCAGCTCACGGCCGGCTACCAGCTGCGCCCGCGGTTGGCCGTGCAGCTGGGCGTGGCCTACAGCGGCTTCACCAGCCGCTACGACGTGGAAGGCTATTACTTCACCGCCGACCCGGCCGCCCCAGAAGCCTACTACCACTACACCAGCACTAGCACCCGGCGCAACACGTCGGTGTCGGCGCTGGCCCGCTACACCCTCACCCGCAAGCTCGCCCACCGCGTGCAGTTCGACGTGCTGGGCGGCCTCACCCTAGAACATTACAACGGCTACGCCCGCGGCACCGAAACCCAGGGCTACGTCAATAACCTCCAGGTCACCAACTTCGACCAGCGCTACGTGCAGAATACGCTGCTGTTGAGCGCGGGCGCCAGCGTGCGCTACCGCCTCACCCCGCGCTTCGACCTCAACCTCGACTACACCCTCAACCACTCGGTGCTCACCGGCCGCCCCTCCCGGGGGCTCAACAGCCTCACCGGCGCGGCCGCGCTGGGCCTGCGCTACCGCTTCGGCCAGCGCTAG
- a CDS encoding histidine kinase, with the protein MPVSLRLSSVLPVASSDSAASSLDVFHRPAGWAAVRKAMRVILLMSVVISLLVNPGAVRSWSAFAITYAYTVMYSTGLWLTNGYVVDWLNRRYTWTVQPGRRLLLTLAVSLGGSVLVIVLMNAVLLLLLGKPLGRLLSSSMYWQILIPVAITVIVSLFNHSRAFFLQWREAAVRAERLEKETAVARLDSLRRQVDPHFLFNSLNALTSLVEENDPARAVRFIRQLSQVYRYVLDSESQELVPLADELKFAESYLYLQKTRLGEALTVEMSLPPAALAGFYVPPLALQLLLENVLKHNAAYQADPLHLRVSLDAQAHTLTVRNTRRPRRLAPGESSGRGLANLAARYAFLTDQPLVSGEENGEFVVTLPLLVL; encoded by the coding sequence ATGCCTGTTTCCCTTCGCTTATCGTCTGTGCTGCCCGTGGCTTCGTCCGATTCTGCTGCTTCGTCTCTGGACGTGTTTCACCGGCCGGCCGGGTGGGCGGCCGTGCGCAAAGCCATGCGCGTCATCCTGCTCATGAGCGTGGTCATCAGCCTGCTGGTGAACCCGGGGGCGGTGCGCAGCTGGTCGGCCTTTGCCATCACCTACGCCTACACCGTGATGTACAGCACGGGGCTGTGGCTCACCAACGGCTACGTGGTCGACTGGCTGAACCGCCGCTACACCTGGACGGTGCAGCCCGGGCGTCGGCTGCTGCTCACGCTGGCCGTGTCGCTGGGCGGCTCGGTGCTGGTGATTGTGCTCATGAACGCCGTGCTGCTGCTGCTGCTTGGCAAGCCGCTGGGGCGGCTGCTGTCGAGCAGCATGTACTGGCAGATACTCATACCGGTGGCCATCACGGTCATTGTCTCGCTGTTCAACCACAGCCGCGCCTTCTTCCTGCAGTGGCGCGAGGCCGCCGTGCGGGCCGAGCGCCTCGAAAAGGAAACCGCCGTGGCCCGCCTCGACTCGCTGCGCCGGCAGGTCGACCCACACTTTTTGTTCAACTCCCTCAACGCCCTCACCAGCCTGGTGGAGGAAAACGACCCCGCCCGGGCCGTGCGCTTCATCCGCCAGCTGAGCCAGGTGTACCGCTACGTGCTCGACTCCGAAAGCCAGGAGCTGGTGCCGCTGGCCGACGAGCTGAAGTTTGCCGAGAGCTACCTCTACCTGCAGAAAACCCGCCTCGGCGAGGCGCTGACTGTGGAAATGAGCCTGCCGCCCGCCGCCCTGGCCGGTTTCTACGTGCCGCCCCTGGCCCTGCAGCTGCTGCTCGAAAACGTGCTCAAGCACAACGCCGCCTACCAGGCCGACCCGCTGCACCTGCGCGTGTCGCTCGATGCCCAGGCCCACACCCTGACCGTGCGCAACACCCGGCGCCCGCGCCGCCTGGCCCCGGGCGAGTCGTCGGGCCGGGGCCTGGCCAACCTGGCCGCCCGCTACGCCTTCCTGACCGACCAGCCCCTGGTGAGCGGCGAAGAGAACGGCGAGTTCGTGGTGACGCTGCCGCTGCTGGTGCTGTAG
- a CDS encoding LytTR family DNA-binding domain-containing protein: MLLRALIVEDEPLAARRLADLLARQPEPLEILGTAESVAQAVGLLQAGPAPDVLFLDINLADGLSFEIFEQVPVRCPVIFTTAYDQYALQAFKVNSVDYLLKPIDEEELAAALTKLRERLPAAPAPAAAPPAFDPALLAQLMQQMQQATPPAASYKTQFVVRVGEHLKVVPVEQIAYFFSLEKATFLQTTEGRKFVVDYTMDQLEGLLDPRRFFRLNRAYLAQQAAIQDIIHYANSRLQTVLKPTAPDAQVLVSREKVNVFKSWLDR, from the coding sequence ATGCTCCTCCGCGCCCTCATCGTCGAAGACGAACCCCTCGCCGCCCGCCGCCTGGCCGACCTGCTGGCCCGCCAGCCCGAGCCGCTCGAAATTCTCGGCACCGCCGAGTCGGTGGCTCAGGCGGTGGGGCTGCTGCAAGCCGGCCCCGCACCCGACGTGCTGTTTCTCGATATCAACCTGGCCGATGGCCTGAGCTTCGAGATTTTCGAGCAGGTGCCGGTGCGCTGCCCCGTCATCTTCACCACCGCCTACGACCAGTATGCGCTGCAAGCCTTCAAGGTGAACAGCGTGGATTACCTGCTCAAGCCCATTGACGAGGAAGAGCTGGCCGCCGCCCTGACCAAGCTGCGCGAGCGCCTGCCCGCCGCGCCCGCGCCGGCCGCCGCGCCGCCGGCGTTCGACCCCGCGCTGCTGGCCCAGCTCATGCAGCAGATGCAGCAAGCCACGCCGCCCGCCGCCAGCTACAAAACCCAGTTTGTGGTGCGCGTGGGCGAGCACCTGAAAGTGGTACCTGTGGAGCAGATTGCCTACTTCTTCAGCCTCGAAAAAGCCACCTTCCTGCAAACCACCGAAGGCCGCAAGTTCGTGGTGGACTACACCATGGACCAGCTCGAAGGGCTGCTCGACCCGCGCCGCTTTTTCCGCCTCAACCGCGCCTACCTGGCCCAGCAGGCCGCCATCCAGGACATCATTCACTACGCCAACTCCCGCCTCCAAACCGTGCTCAAGCCCACCGCCCCCGACGCCCAGGTGCTGGTGAGCCGCGAGAAGGTGAACGTCTTCAAAAGCTGGCTGG